The DNA segment AACCGAACCTGCATCGAACGCATCAGATGAATCGAAGCCATCGGGAAATCCGGTTTCGTCTCTCCATTCTCTTCCTGCGGATCGGCGTTCTGATCATCGGAATTCGGTTCCTGTGGATCTTGCTTCGCATCACTTGGCGTGCCGGCCTGCTGCAGTGACTGAGCGATCTGCTCTAACCATTCCTTAGCGGCGGTAGCGTCGGCAAGGGACTGCGCATCCAACGGATCTCGCTTGAGCCTAGCGACCGTCGATTCCATCGCCTGCTTGGCATGCTGGAGGGCTTCGGGAAAGAGAGGTAAATCCTGCAGCTCTTCTTGCACCGAATCGACCTTCTTCAATGCATCACTTTGTTTAGCGATCGCCGCATCACTTTCCACTCCTTCGCTACGCAGGGTTTGATCGACGGCATCCGCCACCTGCTTCTGCATCCGCACCAATTCCGAAGCACGATCGGCAAGCGGCGTGGAGCTGTCCGATTGTCGATCGGGATCGGCGAAGTCTTCTGCGGCTTCGCGCATCTCGGCAGCAAGCTGGGCCTGAGCCTGGGCAGCACTGGCGGGCTGCTTTTTTAACTGTTCCGCTAACGCCCGCATCCGAGGCGCCCACTGCTGCAAATCTTCGGCTGCGTTCTCAGCCGACTCAGCCATTTCCTGCAATCGATTCTGAAGGTCCTCAGACTGCCTAGCCAATTCAAGCTGCTGATCGGCAAGCGTCTCGGTCCGCTCCCGTTGTTCTTGCTCGCTTTGACTGGAAGCGGCTCGTTCGGTTGCAGTAGCCAAGCGTTGCTGCGTCGCCGCCATTTCACGAATCGATTCAGCGGTCAATTGTTTTTGCAAACCGCCTGCCAGACGATCCTCAATCGATTTGAGTGTCGCTTCGGCGGCATGTTGCAAATCAGACGTCGCCGCCAGGGAATCGGTCGACTCTTCTGCAGCGGCTTGTTCTAACTGCTGCAGCGCCGGTGCCAGCTGGCTATCCCGCGTCTGCTGCAGTTGGTCCGCGATCTCTTTCATCGAATTCAGCAACGGCGAGTCGAGCTGATTGAGCTCCGCTTGCGATGCAACTTGAGCGGCTTTGGCCAAGGCCCCCGACGCTCCGGAATCGATCTGCTGAACAGCTTGCTGCTGTGCGGCACGCGCAATCCCCAACGATGCCTCACGTTGTGCAACGTCCTGTTGCAACTGAGCTTCAGAGGTCCGGTCCATGGCGATTTGTTGGCGATTCCTAGCGGTTTGGATTAGCTCCAGCACCTCTTCACTTTGCTCGACCAACCTGCTTTCCAGTTCCTCCGCAGAAATCAAAAACAGGCGTAACCCTTCCGATCGTCCAACCTGCCCCGCCGTGTCTCTTGCTGCTGCATAGAGCAGAACGGCCGCAGGGTCGTCCTGCTCGGGAACAGAATCGAGCGCAATTTGGACGTCTCGCTGAAGTTCAATTCCGTCAGCCGGTTTGGACAACACAAAATCGCCCTCCGCCTCTTGCCCGTCCCCCCATACCAAACCACTCTCCACCAAACCGTAGTTATCACTGGCCGTAAACGAGACATCCAGAACGGCAGCCGATGTCAGATACCGGTCCTGCGGAGTCTC comes from the Roseimaritima multifibrata genome and includes:
- a CDS encoding DUF4175 family protein, encoding MSNQSIFDPSPGQTTTTPVRTSQASELLLQKVAKVTRQAQLWLRWRGRFLFAAVLLIVVGGGICVDYSVHAWWANWPETFRWGATVTILLVVAWAAERWLWSPLVRPVTNFQVARRIELRFPRLGDRLSSFIESYPSTENSSSQNLPAYSELQRAASDRLAEETAGLDFSQALDQPRFLKTVLVCVAAVVAVGLFFFLRPATASIGVQRLAMPWRSVEWPRQNHLQLRYPERISTGNPVSLQIVDAAGVDLPVDTKLSWRLAEEPDSQQSVDVDLATGEAILDRSQTEESFQVRVQGGDDTSMPWQNVEVVPPAKMLDRRVSVQPPPISGVEAFETEARRFSIPIDSRFRIRIRVDRELQNLVVTRNEEMLTVERSKDGLEFESTWATANEQGTQTLQFEWTDLDGLTGSFLPDWEIDVVVDSVPVVAWTETPQDRYLTSAAVLDVSFTASDNYGLVESGLVWGDGQEAEGDFVLSKPADGIELQRDVQIALDSVPEQDDPAAVLLYAAARDTAGQVGRSEGLRLFLISAEELESRLVEQSEEVLELIQTARNRQQIAMDRTSEAQLQQDVAQREASLGIARAAQQQAVQQIDSGASGALAKAAQVASQAELNQLDSPLLNSMKEIADQLQQTRDSQLAPALQQLEQAAAEESTDSLAATSDLQHAAEATLKSIEDRLAGGLQKQLTAESIREMAATQQRLATATERAASSQSEQEQRERTETLADQQLELARQSEDLQNRLQEMAESAENAAEDLQQWAPRMRALAEQLKKQPASAAQAQAQLAAEMREAAEDFADPDRQSDSSTPLADRASELVRMQKQVADAVDQTLRSEGVESDAAIAKQSDALKKVDSVQEELQDLPLFPEALQHAKQAMESTVARLKRDPLDAQSLADATAAKEWLEQIAQSLQQAGTPSDAKQDPQEPNSDDQNADPQEENGETKPDFPMASIHLMRSMQVRLRDQTQQLEDRRTELDGADAVQEWKRERQELAAQQAELAERLQAILDDQ